The Primulina huaijiensis isolate GDHJ02 chromosome 18, ASM1229523v2, whole genome shotgun sequence DNA window atgAAGCCTATGACGTAGGGAACAAAACCCCTCAATCAATTTTCGAATTCCGGCGATGTACGGCGGCAATTCGACGATGAAAGCAACGGCGGGTTGTCGAAAAGTGTCAAGAAACTCTTCAATATCGGTACTAAAACGTAGCTCTAGTCACGGGCTTTCCGAATCTATGCTTACTTTCATTTTAGGATGATCGAAACGGCCACAATCGATGAAAATAATTTCGAaatggaagaagaaaagaaacgGAGCTCGGCCGATGCAACTTACGGGAGAGAGAAAGTGATAAttatcatttcatttttatttttatttttttttaaaatttactcaAATTGGGCCGGGCTTGGGGTTCACTTGGGCTGGGCTCTCACATTCTTCCCTACtaataaaagatttcgtcctcgaaatctaacAAATACAATATTGATATCCACAACATTACGGCTGATAATACATAGGAAATTCAGAATATATCGCGTAATTCATTACATTCTCAAACAAATAAGGCCATTCTTGTCGCATCTTTGCCTCTAATTCTCATGTAGATTCTTCTCTTCCATGCCTACTCCATTGTACCAAAACTAGTGGAATCGTCTTGCTTCTGAGCTGTCTTTCCTTGCGGTCCAAAATTTGCACTGGATGCACAACATAGCTAAGGGAACTGTCCAACTCCACATCCTCAACATTCAAGATATGAGACGGATCTGGCTCATACTTCCGCAACTtagatacatgaaacacattatgtatcaaagacaaactctgcggcaaatccaaacgataagccaatgtgccaatcctctcaacaatcATATACGAACCAATATAATGCGGAGCTATCTTCCCTTTATGTCCAAATCTCATAGTACCCCGGAAAGGTGAtactttcaagaaaacataatcGCCCACTTGGAATTCTAAAGGTCTACGCCTTTTATTAGCATAACTGGCTTGACGATCCTGGGCTGCTTTCATCTTTTTTCTGATCAACTCAACTTTATCTTTCATCTCTTGAATAAATTCTGGTTTTGACATCTGTCTTTCTCCTACATCCCAACATATCGGCGattgcactttcttccatacaaagcttcaaatggtgccataccGATTGTTGCctgaaaactattattgtatgAGAATTCAACCAAAGATAATGATTCTTGCCAACCACCTTTGAAATCCGTCACTACTGCTCGTAACATATCCTCTAGAGTCTGGATGGTTCTTTCTGACTcaccatctgtctgtgggtgataGGCGGTGCTCATAGCCAACTTTGAACCCAAAGCTGATTGCAAACTTCCCCAAAATTTTGAAGCAAACCTTGGATCACAATCAGATACTATGGTtactggcacaccatgcaatctcactaTATGATCAATGTACAGTTTCGACATTTTCATATAAGTACATGTACGATCATACGGAATAAAATGAGCTGATTTAGACAATCTATCAACAATCACACAAATAACATCACAACCACGATTAGAACGAGGtagatgtgtcacaaaatccatagcaatgtgCTCTCAGTTCCACTGCGGCACTTCAAGACTATGTAACATTCCACCAGGtctcattctctcggctttaacTTGTTAACACGTTAAACATTTAGCCACAAAATgagaaatatctttcttcataccttcccACCAGTAATGAGCTCTCAAGGTATGATACATCTTCGAATTCCTGGGTGAATACTgtgtcgactacaatgtgcttccCGTAGTTAGCTTCTTTCAGATCTACCAAATTAGGAACCACAAGTCTACCATTAAAGCGCAGACTACCATCTGAGGCAACACTAAACTTTTCTGTCTGACCTGTTCGAGACAATCATTTTAATCTATGAATGTGCGGATCAGTCCTCTGTGCTGCTTTGATTCTGGACAAAATCTGTGGCTCAACTTGAATAGATGATACTACAAAGTAGTCTCCACTGATCTGATAAGTCCATCCTGAAGTTCCCAAGTGCTCGTGAACTTTAGAGATAGTCAAAAATGTAAGCATAGCATTCTGAACTTTCCTGCTGAGAGCATCTGCAACAAGATTCATTCGACCTGGTTGATAATgaatttcacaatcaaagtcttaaGCAACTCCATCCATCgacgttgtctcatgttcaagtcAGGCTGTGAGAAAAGATATTTAAGACTCTTGTGATCCGAATAAATCACAAACTGCTCACCGTACAGATAATGACGTCATAActtcaatgcaaacacaatggcagccaactctaagtcatgaactggatatcgggtctcatgcggtttcaactgacgagaagcatatgcaatCACTCGCCCATTTTGCATTAAAAAACAACCAAGTCCATTTAGAGATGCATCTGAACAAACAACATATCCATCTGAGCCTGATGGCAAAGCTAGCACTGGAGCTGTTGTCAAATTTTCCTTTAGAGTCTGAAAACTTGACTCACATTCATCAGTCCACACAAAACGTCGATCTTTTTGCGTTAATTGGGTCATAGGCCTTGCTATAatagaaaatccttcaataaaacgcctataatatcctgccaatcccaagaaactgcgaatatCGGAAATATTCGTCGGTGTTGGCCAATTGAtaacagcttccactttactagGATCCACTGATACTCCTTGAGCTGATATAACATGACCAAGAAATACTACTCTGTccagccagaattcacatttagaaaattttgcatacaattgCGCAGCTCTTAGTGTCTGGAGGACTAACCTTAAATGTTCTCGATGTTCTTTCTttgtctttgaataaatcagaatgtcatctatgaagacaataacaaatctgtctataaattctcaaaaaacgcgattcatcaaatccataaaaaccgctggtgcattagtcaaTTCAAAAGGCATAACTagaaattcgtaatgtccataacGAGTTCGAAATGCTGTCATCGGAACATCTTTCTCTCGAACTCTAAGCTGATGGTAGCCAGAACGAAGATCGATCTTTAAATACACTAAtgtaccctgcaactgatcaaacaagtcatcgatacgcggcagaggatacttatttttcacagtagctttattcaactgtctgtaatcaatgcacattctcatcgttccgtctttcttctttacaaacaataccggagctccccaaggtgacatACTTGGTCTGATATAGCCTTTCTCCAGTAAGTCCTGTAATTGctctttgagttctttcaattcAGGTGGAGCCAAACTATATGGTGCTCTCGAAATAGGATTTGTCCCGGACACCAACTCAATGCTAAAATCGATTTCCCTCTGGGGTggaaatccaggaatctcatcaggAAAGACATCAGGGAATTCCTTgacaacaggaatatcagaaaCTTCAAAACCTTTTCCCTGAGTCGCATCAACTGCATAGATCATGAATCCTTCATTTCTTGATGACAAGATTCTAAACATTTCCATTGCTGACACTAATGGAATACGTGATTGCGAATCACTACCGTAAAAATTCCATTTACTACCATAATACGAtctaaatctgacaactccatggaaacaatcaacggtagctcgaTAATTTGACAGAGTATCCATTCCCAGAATACAGTCGAAGTCAGACATGTCTAGCttgattagattagttatcataatattatcatCAAATCTAATCACACAATTCAGAATTATCTCATGAGACATCAAACATACACCGGCAGGTGTAGAGACTGACACATTATCTATCAACGGAGTagtagcaatctcatgctcatcaacaAATACAACAGATACAAATGAATGAGAGGCTCCTGTGTCTATTAGTATACGCGCAGGATGATTAAAAATAAGGCAGATACCTGCAATAACTCCGCCTGGTGCGTCTTGAACTTGATCCTGAGTTAGAGCATGAACTTGAGCCTGTTGTGGCCCTAGAAAACGCTGCAGAACAGAACCTCTAGGATGAAGATAGCTAGACTGCTGAAAAGACTGAGTCGGAACAAAAGGTCTAGTTGCTGGTCCTCTAAACCCCTGACCAAACTGAGGTTGCTGAAATTGTTGTCTTGCTGCATtcggacatactctagcataaTGTCCAACTTGCCCACAGATATCACAAGATCCATGAACTCCAGTACACTGAGTACTGATATGCTTGCCACCACAACGATCACAAAATACTCCAACTGGTGACCCAACTGAACCTCCACGCTGACTGCCAGAACTAGAAGAACTACTACGACTCtgtttcttgaactgttttccttTGGCCTTAAAGTTTTGCTTCTTGGGTTGCTGATATGACTGTGAAGGCTGATACGGCAGTAAAGGATGGTATAGTGGTGCACCCACTGGCATCGGCACATTGCCTCCGAAAATCTGAGGAAAACCTGGTTGAACTGACTGTGGTTCTGCCAAAAGTAGACTTGCCTCCACATTCTTGGCTTTCTCTACAGCATCGGCATAATTAACAGGCGCTCCAGCAACTACTAAAGTGCAAATGGTTCGATTCAATCCTTGCATAAAATGTGATAGCTTGTTCCGATCACTGCTAGCAACATGAGGaacataggcaagaagtgctgaGAATTGAGAGACATACTCCACTACAGTCATGTTACCTTGAGTCAATCTATTGAACTCAGCTTCCTTGGCCGAATAAAACGAAGGCGGTGAATATTCTCGAGCAAACTGAGCACAAAATACATCCCAAGTAACTCTTTCACCTGATTCCTTCAGAGCTTCCTCAGTAGTTTCCCACCATAACTTAGCTCGGTCTTTTAATTGACAAATAGCCAACTTAAGTTGCAAATCAGGAGTGTACTCCAACATATTAAACAAACGCTTCATACTTTTTAACCATGCTACAGCTTTCTCACCATCTTCATTCCCAAAGAATCGAGGAGGACGCATGTTCTAAAATCGGGATATTACCAGTTCCATTTCGCCCATTCCTCTAGTCAACTGATCCACTTCATGCTCAACGTTAACATTTCGTGCTTCACCACGAGGACGACGACCTCGTCTTCCCCATTCAGTCTCGTTAAGTCCTCTCACATTAGGAGCTTCAGATTCCTGAACAACTTACTTTCTTTTTCTACCCTTACGTCCAGGTGCCATCTACAAGACACAAGGATTTAATCCAATGGCAGAAACAAAATAATCGGTCTAGTATAAGAGCATAAACTTAAACTAATACGCTCTAGTCATGCTGATACAATTAATTCAAAACATACAAACAAGTAAGagcaaataatcaaacacatgcacaatcattttatttgtgcCTAAACTCGAGTGTCCTAAACTCTAATTTGAGCGTATCCcagttacgctctgataccaactgtgggggcccgtgctcctgattaatatttaatgaccaaacaaccaggatttattaatgtaaacagcgaaagcgattaaaattttccattttgggcctacagaaatttcggcatgacctattcgtaaataggacatcccaaaaaaacaaaacatcacaaataatatttatatactcgaaataaagtcataacatcaattcacaacctatagccgtactggccaggactaaacacatgcagagccggcaaggctcgatcacacaactATCTATTCAAAATATCGTAAAAATAACAGTACagctacacggggcatctccccggtaaatgtatgactctataatatagtatatatatttgggaactctcaaccatgactcgacgactgggcaccactacctgacgctccaccagacgcgtcaaatcctcctggataacctgctatggcatcacaAACAACCACAGCATAAAAAGAAACGAGGGGTCGGGCCCCAGTACGACGAACCATTAATATTAcgacaaatataactgacatgaaatGAAATCAAGTAAAAGCATTGCAATGCAATGTAATGCAATGCGTGAAGGGTAACAACCGATAATGGATaccaaacggagtccaaatgaatcgcatcaacaacagtaacagtggccacccgtgccaggaacgtagcaacgcaccatcaagtcgccactcatccatgcacgtagcatcgagggtacgGGAGCTACCCGCGCAGTCCTCATGCAAGTCATCAGGAGTGCTAAACCTACCCACCCGCTCCATCGATGACGCAACAACTCGatagatcaatatcaatatcaatagcaatcaaaggagtcaaggctcgaaatgctatgTACTAATAgtatcaataaaaataaatgcatgaatgcaatcacgtatTCACAAAAGCACATAAAGCACGCTACAACTCATTACAAGATACTCAACGTCATCTCACGTCATAATAGACGTCGTAATGAAAACAGTTCATACGTACCTCAACTGACTTTAATTTACCacaaaatatcttaaatatttctcgAAAACTCCAATCCTGtggcaaaattatttattgcacATCAATTCCTATCTTGGTTAAATAATCAAGGAATTTATCGAAAGAAATTCCAAAATTCACtaatttagcctaaaattccaaaactccataatttaggctttaatatttctaaaattaatatGCGACAATTCTATAGCAGCTAAACACCTAATTATTGAACACGAAAATTCAGAAATCCAATTATATAaatctgaattttcgaaattaatccAAATAAATTCCGAAAATCTGGTAGATACCTCTAATCGGCTCAATTCTTCtacctacaatcaataatataacaatTATCAATATTGGTACAAAATTTAACCCAACAAAAATACAACCACCTTGCTGGAATCATGATTTGTACCTcaatatatataccaaaatgAAGCCTATGACGTAGGGAACAAAACCCCTCAATCAATTTTCGAATTCCGACGACATACGGCAGCAATCCGACGATGAAAGCGATGGCGGGTTGTCGAAAAGTGTCAAGAAACTCTTCAATATCGGTACTAAAACGTAGCTCTAGTCACGGGCTTTCTGAATCTATGCTTACTTTCTTTTTTGGATGATCGAAACGGCCACAATCgatgaaaataatttcaaaatggaAGTAGAAAAGAAACGGAGCTCGGCCGATGCAACTTACGGGAGAGAGAAAGTGATAAttatcatttcatttttatttttatttttattttttttttaaatttactcAAATTGGGCCGGGCTTGGGGTTCACTTAGGCTGGGCTCTCACATGTCATTCTATCTTCTTTCAATTCCTTGAGAGCAAAATACTAGGGTTCCTAGAGCACCAAatgcagccgcccctctcccctatatttttcagcaaatttcgttgattttcttcaaagaaaatcgagccaccatcgtcccggatcaaccttcgCTTCGTctccgcgtcggtatcgtcgtttcggtatttttaagtATCAAAAGGCACatatattcttttgtttatgcatcgatcttgtcatattatgcgttgtgttgttatttatatgtaaaaatacatgtgtgatgtgtggaagtttgagcaatgatgtttggattaaGTTCGAaagggtttttggatcacaaatcacgtttttgctgtcattttaaaaactgcgatttttcggtcaagtttctggaaaaacattcaacatataaaatgtagtactctttgataccttAGATTTGATATacaatttgtaatttttggaagagaaacgagtgagttatgattgtttttgtgtgactgctcaaacctgcgatcttatgaaaatgattttcatcatgttttgaagtttttgagttgcaggcttcgttgggcaccgccgggcttgtgctactgcatttagatatgttatgggatgagtttagatgttatttggtggttcgtttgggtcgagattggcttgggatataatagaagtcgtaggaagcgaaaagatgtcggattacgggttattgttgtattgaagttgcttgtcaaTGCTAGGAGATGATTGGGGTGTTTTTAtgggtttgaatcaatgtaatagcatcttaggatgagtctcgaggtgttggttcatggtccttaggcttggattgagagaatgaatgaataagatagcgaattttcgtgaatgtccaagtccagaggctaccTGGACCCtgacacggagtccgtgtcgtttttccttcaaaaatacgaatttccagAGCCTACCCGGACCTCTACCCGGACccatacacggggtccgtgtacctctctttaaaaaaaaaattttttttttttaaatttttaaaatatgaatataaagtataggaagtgttttgtggttattaatattaaaaataggatttgttttggggttctatttcatggtttagtatgatgattaaacgaggtcaagttccgagagatttagaatgtcataagctatttatgtaCTTCCgtggtgagcacaagtacctacgtctaagctatgaaagataagtgtttgaactcatgttagtatgcagcagtggccccaatcgaagtccaacgaatcccacaacgccaagtaagtatgtttgacgtgcaagaaaatattttaagtttttgaggtatgctaaatgtcttatgaccaaattatgtttaggattggaaagcgttaaactatgaacggggaccaatccgcccattgaattatgaacgggtttagatcgagattggaaagcgttaaattatgaacgtggaccaatcagcccgttaaattatgaacgggtatctcatgtatgtggcagtggatacgtccctgtcatcccagtactgtggtttagtctgatcaggcgattatgttatgggtcacttgctttgaaacatgcctctacgaaaaatgatgagatTATGTGTGTTCAAGTACGTTCTAGTatgcagcatgtttaagaaaagttttcacgttatggcagTCTATGTTGTGTAAGCATGTTCCagttcatttcaaattcaagtatgtatgtcctattttgaagttacatgtggttttattacgtattatttgttactaccagtttatgcgtgttgagtctttagactcactagacttgatcgatgtaggcgaggatgtttatgaggaggctggaggtggggaccaaggagcaggcttggactaagtgggaggctaaacccgaggaccgccatgttttaagttttatgaaaacaattatttcttatgtcaaactttaaatttcaaatcttttgttgcaacaacttgagagacgtacagttttacttcttttatcgaattttgaatgttcactttttatttaagaaaattttaaatttttccgcaaattttaagtagtaaaagtacggtacgttacatataTGTTCAAAATAATCAAACTTGGTAAAACTATAATTCCATTGGTACCACTTTCACTTGTTTCTTAATTTGACAtcaattgtaaaaataattttatcccAAGCTTTTCATCAATATTTTGTACATTGAAATCAACTTTATACATGTTTAAGTATCATCTCATTCTCATTTTTCAATCCAAAATTGTGTTTGTTTTTCCAAACatgtaaaaataacaaaaataatacaattatacaacacatatatttttatacaagtTAGTATTAGTATAAAACTtataaaacttaaatatttaacaCACTTTAAACTATAAACTATtagacaaaaaatttaataaatatatatttttttatattaatcatGAATGAACCTGGTTTTTACGATGAGAGAGTCAATGATGCCTTTCAATGAGGTAATACTAGTTTTAATGCAGAGTTTCAAGCTCGGGGGGaacattattatcatcatcCACTCCCAACCCAGAATATCCTAGTTATCAACCCAGAAATTGTACGAGAAAGTGTTCGAGAGTTATATGGGCCGGCCTTGAGACAAATAGGCCACCCAGAGTTTCACAAACCCTATCTAGATTACGTAGATGTGAACAACCCGTATCCTAGGGTTATAGGTTTCATGATTTCAGCTTATTCTCTGGTAGGACAGCCAGTCCGGTATAGAATACATAGACAGATTTACTATTCAGTATGGGGAGCTAACATACTTGGAGAACTTCAACAACTTAAGGTTGCGGTTGTTCCCATATTCCCACACAGGGACCGCATTTTCTTGGTATGCCTCACTCCCCGGAATTCAGTAATGAATCGACAAGAGATGGAAAGACAATTTCACACTCAATTCTACAAACAAAACTAGAGTTGTGTATTACCAATTTATCCATAATCACTCAAAAGAAaggggaatatgtgaagtcgttAATTGATAGGTTCAAAAAGATGAAAAATAGGTGCAAGGTGTTCTTACTTGAGACCGAGTTCGTGAAAAAGACACAAAGAGTGCGGATTttgaattgaagaaaaaattccAAGGCATGGAGTTCATGGACTTCTTCGAGTTGGCTGCTAATGTTTTTGATTATGAGGAAATATTGATGGAAGAGTGACAAAAACAGAAAACAAATATGGGGTCCTATTATCAAGAAGTGGAGGACGTCACGTTGGCTGAGATCAGATCAAGGGGTTCATGTATCGtcccttttttaaaaaaagaaaccgGCAGAACTAGATAAGAATATTAGCCCTTAACTCCCCAAAGATATGGAGTACACTTTTGACATATCAAAAACTGATATGGTTTTTGATTTTCTGGTAAACTAAAAATTCATCATTTTTCCAAAAGATCACAGAGTGTCATCTAAATAAGAGCAGAAGGGATGAGAATATTGTAAGTAACACAACTCATGTAACcatgtgtggggacccggacgctaatccatgtcttaatcattattaacgtcaaataacaattaagaaaagtggaactaaaaattttctttttaaatgatgaatgcggaaacgtaatgtaatctagttaatatacatatcagtataaaagtactaCATATGTACTACAGATATCTATCTCAACTAGGTTCAGCATCTATACATCAAGGGCTGACTCCTACTCTGCTTctgggcccggatctccacgctaactataCTCTTTCATCCTCTTCCTGATCCTGAtcttgatcctgtcccacctgttgtcaagcacacatacaaacaagacaacagtcggataactctggtgagaattacattcccagtataaatcatgaatacatgcatttcatataaacagttataaaaacatgaaaaaaacatacataacatgtatcaaaatcagaaacatgaatcaatataaactctgaatataacatgtatcaaatccgACACATGAATCAACGCAAACTCTGAATCAACCTCAGTGACTCATAGACTCTGACTCAAAtcgtcctaatctagggatacCGATCGGAATAAGagcatacacccacctacactcccgatcggggtggtggtatgttcttattcacggactttggccctttccatatcgaacatcagtaatagaagaaactctaATTCTAtt harbors:
- the LOC140963910 gene encoding uncharacterized protein, which translates into the protein MRPPRFFGNEDGEKAVAWLKSMKRLFNMLEYTPDLQLKLAICQLKDRAKLWWETTEEALKESGERVTWDVFCAQFAREYSPPSFYSAKEAEFNRLTQGNMTVVEYVSQFSALLAYVPHVASSDRNKLSHFMQGLNRTICTLVVAGAPVNYADAVEKAKNVEASLLLAEPQSVQPGFPQIFGGNVPMPVGAPLYHPLLPYQPSQSYQQPKKQNFKAKGKQFKKQSRSSSSSSGSQRGGSVGSPVGVFCDRCGGKHISTQCTGVHGSCDICGQVGHYARVCPNAARQQFQQPQFGQGFRGPATRPFVPTQSFQQSSYLHPRGSVLQRFLGPQQAQVHALTQDQVQDAPGGVIAGICLIFNHPARILIDTGASHSFVSVVFVDEHEIATTPLIDNVSVSTPAGVCLMSHEIILNCVIRFDDNIMITNLIKLDMSDFDCILGMDTLSNYRATVDCFHGVVRFRSYYGSKWNFYGSDSQSRIPLVSAMEMFRILSSRNEGFMIYAVDATQGKGFEVSDIPVVKEFPDVFPDEIPGFPPQREIDFSIELVSGTNPISRAPYSLAPPELKELKEQLQDLLEKGYIRPSRMNLVADALSRKVQNAMLTFLTISKVHEHLGTSGWTYQISQTEKFSVASDGSLRFNGRLVVPNLVDLKEANYGKHIVVDTVFTQEFEDVSYLESSLLVGRLSKSAHFIPYDRTCTYMKMSKLYIDHIVRLHGVPVTIVSDCDPRFASKFWGSLQSALGSKLAMSTAYHPQTDGESERTIQTLEDMLRAVVTDFKGGWQESLSLVEFSYNNSFQATIGMAPFEALYGRKCNRRYVGM
- the LOC140963911 gene encoding uncharacterized protein; this encodes MIIITFSLPTDIEEFLDTFRQPAIAFIVGLLPYVVGIRKLIEGFCSLRHRLHFGIYIEVEELSRLEDWSFREIFKIFCGKLKSVEVIQEDLTRLVERQVVVPSRRVMVESSQIYILYYRVIHLPGRCPV